The nucleotide sequence CAAGAAGCAGAAGAGCTAAAATAGCAGCAGAGCCTGTTTTTTCACAATATTTCTGGCCTGACCAAAAGCAGGAAATACAGACATCAGATTCTCATAGCAAAATTTTTAGCTCTGTCTGCAAATTCATGAGCATTGGCAGTAAGCAGTGAATCTCTGGGAGGCTTACTTGATATAAGTGTCTGAACACATAGAGCTGTTCATCTTGAACTTTATTCCAGCAGCCTGTCCATTTTGGAATCCTTCCAACAGCTGCCCCGCCCATTTTGTGGCAGCATTCTGGTTCTTCAGGTCCTAGCCTGGCTCATGAGTTTTCCTGAAGCTAACCTGCAAGTTCAGGAGTTTTCAGAACTTCATTTATGGTTGACTGTCCCTTGGAACCAGACCTCTTGAGATTTGGCTCTTGACAGTTGTGATGCTCTGTAAGCTGCTAGCCAATATCAAAACCCTAAAAGGTACTAATGAGGCattcctttttttgtttcagattttccCTGACCCCTCAGACTTTGACCGTTACTGTAAGCTGAAGGACCGCCTGCCTTCCATTGTGGTGGAGCCAACAGAGGGGGACGTGGAGAGCGGTGAGCTGAGATGGCCACCTGAGGAATTCCTTgtccaggaagaggaggaggaagaagaaaactgTGAAGAGGCAAAGAAAGAGAACAAAGAGCAATAAATGGCAGCTGAAGAAAATACAAGGGATTGTATTGTCTTGAGGGAAGTGCCACACCTGTTCTGAAGGtctttttttcttaagaaaagaCAAAGTTCAATTTTGCACCTGCAAGATCTTAggttttttcatattctctgttgAGAACTGAAGCCCTCGATGTGACAGACTCTCCAGACCTTCTGAGGAAGGAAGTCATGCAGAGAAAAATGTTTGCTGTTCtcaagatcacttttttttttaagactgagGCGGCAGTGAAATTCCAAGGCCCTTGGTGGCTGGTGAACAAGCAGGGTTGTTTAATGAGTTGTGAGGAGGGTGGGAATAAAGCGAAATGTAAACTGCAGCAGTGTTGAGCAAGGAACTGCCTCTGGCTACAAAAGCATGAGACTAGAGTCTTCATCTCTCAAACTTTCCTTTCTTATAAGCTTCTGTTTGTGTATCTGGAGTGGAGGGGAAATGTATGGTGATGTGTCCCAAATGGATGCTCTGCTGACAATTGCTGGGTGGCATAGAGAGGCAAAGGGGCTTGTAGTCTTTTCCCAGTTGCACATCTCCTGAAGTTACACACTCGTGTGTAAGAGTAATGCATTTCTTGTGTTAACTATCAAACCTGATCCCAGTCTTTGCCCAGAAGATATCTTCTCTCCTTCTTTCTGTCTGCATTTAATCCTTGTAATGCTGAACAACTCAGCTGGCGGGGTCAGTGTGTTCTGCTGCTACTCTCAATCTGTTTTGCAAGGTCCTCATTTATCTTGCAGATTAGTATGAGGTAACAAAGAAATTTCACATAACATCTAAATCTACCCGAGATCTTGTTCTAGAAGTAGTTAGGATGTTTCTCTCCTGCTAGCTGAGACTGCTGTAGGAAGACACAACTCATGGTGCATAAAGTTTGTAAGGTGAAGGGGCCACCTGCCTTCTAGATTCTGGGGCTGCATGGTTTCCATCTCAAACATGCTGGGTCAACACTCTGATCAAACTGGCTGAGTAGAGGGACATGTGGAGAATCTGCAGGGATTTGGTAGGTTTGGGTTTTCTTCATCAGCACTGCTTTACCAGAGTTCCAAGACCTGGCAATGCTGGCAGACCAAGATGCTTGCAAAAATCATCTGCGTAAGAATGGATGAAATTGAAAATACGCACATGCAACAAAGTCGGAAGAATGTTGCCAAAACTGAAATCAAAGAGGCAGTCCTAAATCAAATGGCTGACTTGAAAGGataagatgggggtggggaaatgattCCTCTCTCCACAGAATTTCATGGCTTTTGAGTGTTCTGGGCAAGAGGATGTGCTTCTGATTGTAACAAAGCATTATAGGGTTTAATAAAGGGGCAAGCTGGTTTGTAAGGTCTTAGGGTATCCCATGCAACTTGTTCAGTGCTGAGTTCTGTCTCTGTCCTACCTGACCTTAGTCTACTAGGGGAACTGGTTGAAAGGCAGGCCGACTTGCCACTTTCCACAAAAGTGGCATCTAGCAACTTTATGGAAAAGCCTGAGAAGGCTCCAAGGCATCTGCTGGGGAGCTGACAGGTCTAAGAATAAAGTGCTGGTAGTTTCCACCTTAAAACAAGTCTGGAGATGCTAAAGGAAGAAACAGATGTTAAGGCCTTAACCAGACATTTTGATAAAACCCAGTGCATCCCATCTGCTAATAACTggttcaattaaaaatatatttggggtgtgtgtgtgtgtgtgtgtgtatgtatatatttgtatCTAATACCTCATGAGTAGTTTAAAcgctggtggggggttggggattGCTTTTAACATATCGGCAGGATTGTTTTAGTCTTTGTCTTGCTTGTGGTTAAACATAATGGCAATAACTTATCAGCTCTGTTACTATTTCAGACAGACCTGAGGAATTGGAGACTGACTTTTTTGCATTGTTTAGACTAATAGCAATGTAGAATgcagcttctcttcctcctttttagCAGCAAAGAACcagtctctctcttcttcccccaccccccccccacccccccaggtttGGTGGATGTTGTCATCACTGACCTCTCATCATGATCTAGTGATATCATTTTTAAACTGATGGATCCAGCTATTTGTATCTGAACATCTGTTCTAGTCTTGCTATCCAATGGAATGAGCTTGTACACCTGTATACCAgccagtttcctttttttaaaaaaaaaaactgttactaGTCTCCAATCTGTGCCACCATGTTGAGACTTAACAGAGGTTACGATGTGGGTAGCAAAAAGAGGAAAATCCTTATCCTCCAGATGTGAGGAGAAATGTCTGCCGTAAAGACTGGCATATTCTTGTCTGCATCCTCTTTTTTATGGTATTGTGTATATTTCTATTTGTCAAATGTATTTGAAGAACAAAGCACTCCAGTAAAACTCCTTGTCTGATGTACATTCTATTtctgtaattcttttttgagcctcAGGGAGAAGCTAGCTTTTTTTTCCAAACTACTTTTTTTTGTCACTGTGACAGTTGTAAATAAAGTTTGAAAATGCTTTCCAActtggtggcttttttttaattctgcttaCAGAAAAGTGGGTTGGGATTTCAGATTTCCCAGAGCTTTAATCTGTACTGGAAGCAACCTTTCACCTTAAAAGCAAGGCCATATTatgcaaagcacttaggcatgtgTCGCAGTAAAGCTGATataatttaagcacatgtttagaCTTACCCACTAATTATAATTCTTAAGGGGCTTGTTGAGCTAGCACCTAAATCACttgaaaggatgaattcaaggGACCTGACTTCTTTGCTTTGCACCTCTGCAAAGAACTAAGGGGTGGGGGAATCTGCAAAGGGACTTGGGCATTGCAAGTTGGGCACCTaggaaatcacaggaacaacactgcaatctACAAAACTGAGTTGGGCACCTAGGCTCCCAATCCAACAAATAGGGAGAGACAGGAGCCTCGGAACGTGATCCAGTATACTAGGCCTCTCCCTGTCTAAGTTAACCAATGGGAAATGCCCagtgctaagccctgcccctttctCAGAGATGGATGTCAAGGTATAAGCAGGTGCCTAGCTCTGCTAACAATCCATGAATGGGTGTGTAGTTTCTTGTGGGAACAGGTTAGGTACCTGCCTCACTCCCAAGGAGGTGGTGGTGCCACTCCATCCTAACTTTAACATGGTGGTTAAGCAATctcctgggatgtgagagatccaggttcaattcccacctGCCTCTACCAGAGCAGGGAAGAGGATTGGAACTGAAGTCTCTCACCTCTCAGGCAGTGTTCTAAtcttctgatgtggggctccttcaatctctcctattgaggCTGTTCCCCTGTAGATAAATGAGTGACAGGAGCAGGGGGCCTAGACTTGGGGTCTCCCCCTTCCAAGTGGTGTCCTAACCACTCAACTACAGTCTCTCtctatccacagtggaacaatcATTGGGTGAGAAACAAGTGTGTGCACATGGAAGACATGCTGCAGTCCGGTAGTTAAGGCACCCAGCTGGGCTTAAAGTTCCCAGTGGGGGAACCACCAGCCTTCTCTTGGCTTTTGAATGGGACCCAGTTTGGTAAGCATGCTCAGAGTACCTACTGGATTGGGCTGTTTGGGTGACTTAAGGGGGTGAACACAtcttccccaaaaagaaaaggagtacttgtggcaccttagagactaacaaatttattaga is from Dermochelys coriacea isolate rDerCor1 chromosome 3, rDerCor1.pri.v4, whole genome shotgun sequence and encodes:
- the LBH gene encoding protein LBH encodes the protein MSVFFPIRCPDYLRSAEMTEVMMNTTSMDEIGLSPRKDGLSYQIFPDPSDFDRYCKLKDRLPSIVVEPTEGDVESGELRWPPEEFLVQEEEEEEENCEEAKKENKEQ